In the Gymnodinialimonas sp. 202GB13-11 genome, one interval contains:
- a CDS encoding DMT family transporter, which yields MPTTQQPLRGIALKVASVCVFVSMASLIKASADAIPPGQAVFFRSFFAIPVILAWLMIQHDLAHGLETNNPMGHVWRGLVGTSAMGLGFAGLGLLPLPEVTAIGYAAPILVVVFAAMFLNEQVRLFRLSMVALGMGGVLIVLSPRLNLDPTTADTGEALGAVLVLMGAVCAALAQVFVRKLVQTERTAAIVFWFSVTASALSLLTIPWGWVWPTPAQWALLIGAGLAGGVGQILLTSSYRFADASLIAPFEYTSMLLAIGVGYFIFAETPTTTMLLGAALIVTAGIAIIWRERQLGLQRGARKAGTPQP from the coding sequence ATGCCCACCACCCAACAGCCCCTGCGCGGCATCGCGCTGAAAGTCGCCTCTGTCTGCGTCTTCGTCTCCATGGCCTCGCTCATCAAGGCCTCCGCCGACGCGATCCCACCCGGGCAGGCCGTCTTCTTCCGCTCCTTCTTCGCGATCCCCGTGATCCTCGCCTGGTTGATGATCCAGCACGATCTCGCCCATGGGTTGGAGACAAATAATCCTATGGGTCATGTCTGGCGCGGCCTGGTCGGAACGTCCGCGATGGGCCTTGGCTTTGCGGGCCTCGGTCTCCTGCCGCTGCCTGAGGTCACCGCCATCGGCTACGCGGCCCCGATCCTCGTGGTCGTCTTCGCCGCCATGTTCCTCAACGAACAGGTCCGCCTGTTCCGACTTTCAATGGTCGCCTTGGGGATGGGGGGTGTTCTGATCGTCCTCAGCCCGCGCCTGAACCTCGACCCGACCACTGCGGACACGGGCGAGGCTCTTGGTGCGGTCCTTGTCTTGATGGGCGCGGTCTGCGCGGCGCTAGCACAGGTCTTCGTCCGCAAACTCGTGCAGACCGAACGCACCGCCGCCATCGTCTTCTGGTTCTCTGTCACCGCTTCGGCCCTCAGCCTGCTGACGATCCCCTGGGGCTGGGTCTGGCCAACGCCTGCACAATGGGCGTTGCTGATCGGCGCAGGTCTTGCGGGCGGGGTAGGGCAGATTTTGCTCACCTCCTCCTACCGCTTCGCCGATGCCTCGCTTATCGCGCCGTTCGAATACACGTCCATGCTGCTAGCCATTGGCGTCGGCTACTTCATCTTCGCCGAGACCCCGACCACAACAATGCTGCTCGGCGCGGCCCTAATCGTCACAGCAGGCATCGCGATCATCTGGCGCGAACGCCAACTTGGCCTGCAGCGCGGTGCGCGCAAAGCGGGAACCCCGCAGCCGTGA
- a CDS encoding HupE/UreJ family protein, which translates to MTRTHLHTCLATLPLLLLATAASAHVGEGINTGFASGFWHPILGWDHVVAMVAVGLWGAFLGRPAIWILPVVFPLVMAFGGALGVMGVPIPAVETGIALSGVILGLLIAFAVKAPIWVAAVIVGVFAIFHGHAHGGELPEQFSAYGYAVGFVIGTGLLHVVGIALGFLTKSSVGTWAARGIGGAIALVGAAFLFGLA; encoded by the coding sequence ATGACCCGGACCCACCTTCACACGTGCCTTGCAACCCTGCCCCTTCTGCTTCTTGCAACAGCCGCCTCGGCGCATGTCGGCGAGGGAATCAATACAGGCTTCGCCTCCGGCTTCTGGCACCCGATCCTGGGGTGGGACCACGTCGTTGCCATGGTCGCCGTCGGCCTCTGGGGCGCCTTCCTCGGTCGCCCGGCAATCTGGATCCTTCCGGTCGTATTCCCGCTCGTCATGGCCTTTGGTGGCGCGCTGGGCGTTATGGGCGTGCCAATCCCTGCGGTTGAAACCGGCATCGCACTGTCCGGCGTGATCCTTGGCCTCTTAATCGCGTTTGCTGTGAAGGCCCCAATTTGGGTCGCCGCCGTGATTGTCGGCGTATTCGCGATCTTCCACGGCCATGCCCATGGCGGTGAGTTGCCCGAACAGTTCAGCGCCTATGGCTACGCAGTGGGCTTCGTGATCGGCACCGGCCTTCTGCACGTTGTCGGCATTGCGCTCGGCTTCCTGACCAAAAGCTCGGTCGGGACTTGGGCGGCGCGGGGCATCGGCGGCGCGATTGCGCTTGTCGGTGCCGCGTTCCTGTTCGGCCTCGCCTGA
- a CDS encoding SRPBCC family protein, whose protein sequence is MKFKVSEDVDAPAAITWARFTDFSGIEAEAKGRGADLTRVGNWAEAAPGCGWRGSVTVRGRVRPVTSEISAMDAPERCEIQTTVGGMQAVYEMTFLELRPDMTRVQVVLDMSANTLSARLALQTLKLARGRVMQRLQGLLARQGNLAEDDYRRAQG, encoded by the coding sequence ATGAAATTCAAGGTTTCCGAAGATGTGGACGCACCTGCGGCCATTACATGGGCCCGGTTCACGGATTTCAGTGGTATCGAGGCCGAAGCCAAGGGGCGCGGCGCCGATTTGACGCGCGTCGGCAATTGGGCCGAAGCCGCACCGGGTTGCGGCTGGCGCGGATCTGTCACCGTGCGTGGCCGAGTGCGGCCTGTGACCTCGGAAATCAGCGCCATGGACGCGCCGGAGCGGTGCGAGATCCAGACCACTGTCGGCGGCATGCAAGCGGTCTACGAGATGACGTTTCTGGAATTGCGCCCGGATATGACGCGGGTGCAGGTCGTGCTGGATATGTCGGCCAACACACTCTCGGCCCGGTTGGCCCTTCAGACGCTGAAACTGGCGCGGGGCCGCGTGATGCAACGCTTGCAGGGGCTATTGGCGCGGCAGGGCAATCTGGCAGAAGACGATTACCGCCGCGCGCAAGGGTAG
- the nudC gene encoding NAD(+) diphosphatase, with protein sequence MKYSEDVTFGTSGLDRAAELRGKADHLDAALDADAMVLPLWRGKPMVEGDPKDGDVKLAVRAADAAVFGRASEPPILLGYDEDGKRLLFARDVSAWTPVDVDEEGVNAFLDPSVQMHPSEKEAGFRELRGLMTHLSRREAELAATARAILTWHATHQYCAKCGEKSALAMAGWQRDCGKCGGHHFPRTDPVVIMLITHGDSVLVGRSPGWPEGMYSLLAGFVEPGETIEAAVRREVREEAGVQVGRVDYLSSQPWPFPASLMFGCRGEATSTKIEIDPEEIEDAKWVTKSQMVEVWAGNDPTMLPARKGAIAHFLLQHWLADTLD encoded by the coding sequence ATGAAATACTCAGAAGACGTGACCTTCGGGACCTCGGGCTTGGACCGCGCTGCCGAATTGCGCGGGAAAGCAGATCATCTAGATGCGGCGCTGGACGCCGATGCAATGGTACTGCCGCTGTGGCGCGGCAAGCCGATGGTCGAAGGCGACCCAAAGGATGGCGATGTGAAACTCGCTGTTCGGGCAGCGGACGCTGCCGTATTCGGACGTGCAAGTGAACCTCCCATTCTCTTGGGCTACGACGAAGATGGGAAACGCCTGCTGTTCGCGCGAGATGTGTCAGCCTGGACGCCTGTCGATGTTGACGAAGAAGGTGTGAACGCCTTTCTCGACCCGAGCGTGCAAATGCACCCTTCCGAAAAGGAGGCCGGGTTCCGCGAATTGCGTGGCCTGATGACCCACCTATCCCGGCGCGAGGCTGAACTGGCCGCGACGGCGCGCGCCATCCTGACATGGCATGCGACCCACCAATATTGCGCGAAGTGCGGAGAGAAGAGTGCTTTGGCCATGGCCGGTTGGCAGCGCGATTGCGGAAAGTGCGGCGGGCATCATTTCCCGCGCACCGATCCGGTGGTGATCATGCTGATCACGCATGGCGACTCGGTTCTGGTGGGCCGCTCGCCCGGCTGGCCCGAGGGGATGTATTCCCTGTTGGCGGGATTTGTGGAACCCGGCGAGACCATTGAGGCCGCCGTCCGACGTGAAGTGCGAGAGGAGGCAGGGGTTCAGGTTGGACGTGTCGATTACCTGTCCAGCCAGCCCTGGCCCTTTCCGGCCTCCTTGATGTTCGGGTGCCGTGGGGAGGCGACGTCTACCAAGATCGAAATCGATCCCGAAGAAATCGAAGACGCCAAGTGGGTCACGAAATCGCAAATGGTTGAAGTCTGGGCTGGAAATGACCCAACGATGCTTCCGGCCCGGAAAGGCGCGATTGCGCATTTTCTGTTGCAACACTGGTTGGCCGATACGCTGGATTGA
- a CDS encoding bifunctional 2',3'-cyclic-nucleotide 2'-phosphodiesterase/3'-nucleotidase: MTLIGATMVSKISAGPDQVHLRLLATTDLHAHLLPFDYFTDTPTSGVGLAQLADLIRAARKNAPNTLLFDNGDTLQGTPLADATFAEVLPNGDPNPMIVAMNGLGFDAATLGNHDFDFGLDYLQMSLSAARFQLTLANVHQPDGSPFLPERTLLKRRVTDGSGREHELQVGITGVVPPQVAAWSKPSVDGKLRFSDMTMAAATQVAALRDEGADVVVVLAHSGLGQKDAAAGAENTASQIAALPGVDAVFAGHTHDLFSHPGEAGRAPLVQPGAYGSHLGLIDLILEPARDENRWSVKPAQSATPSLPARVQDQDPQSTHLLSDLPDVRSQVDEAHRITRTHVDRPLGHSAVPLETLFSTIAPCAATQVIADAQRAAALPLIAAHPELSDLPILSAAAPFRAGGRAGPENYTDIPAGDLKLRHAADLYIYPNSLCVLRINGAGLLQWLERSGSIYNQIDPTATEPQKLINHSFAPYNFDRITGLTYQIDVSQPPQTDPEGHHVDEAASRIRNLRFEDGRAVGPADEMLIVTNSYRAAGGGHFPSAAQAIMVKTSSISVRDAVAKYIAQSEQSLAPTVQPSFSLTPLGGVDLLFETGPAAEKHKNRQAQLGLRAIEEDEDKQGFTPFLLTL; this comes from the coding sequence ATGACCCTAATCGGGGCAACAATGGTTTCAAAGATTTCTGCTGGGCCAGATCAGGTGCATTTGCGCCTTCTGGCCACAACGGATTTGCATGCGCATCTGTTGCCGTTCGACTATTTCACCGACACCCCCACATCGGGCGTTGGTCTGGCGCAGCTGGCCGATCTGATCCGTGCGGCCCGCAAAAACGCGCCCAACACGCTGCTGTTCGACAACGGCGATACGCTGCAGGGAACGCCACTGGCCGACGCCACCTTTGCCGAGGTCCTGCCAAACGGCGATCCGAACCCCATGATCGTGGCGATGAACGGCCTTGGGTTTGACGCGGCCACACTGGGCAATCACGATTTCGATTTCGGTCTGGATTACCTGCAAATGTCGTTGTCAGCCGCCCGCTTCCAGTTGACACTTGCAAATGTCCACCAACCCGATGGCAGCCCCTTCCTGCCGGAACGGACCCTGCTCAAACGGCGGGTAACAGACGGCTCGGGACGGGAGCATGAGCTGCAAGTCGGCATCACTGGCGTGGTTCCACCCCAAGTGGCTGCCTGGTCAAAGCCAAGCGTCGACGGAAAGCTACGTTTCTCCGATATGACCATGGCCGCCGCGACGCAGGTTGCGGCTCTGCGCGACGAGGGCGCGGACGTGGTTGTTGTTCTCGCCCATAGCGGACTTGGCCAGAAAGACGCCGCCGCTGGAGCCGAAAACACCGCCTCTCAAATCGCCGCTCTGCCGGGGGTTGATGCCGTTTTCGCAGGCCACACACACGATCTGTTTTCGCATCCCGGCGAAGCAGGGCGGGCACCTCTGGTGCAACCCGGCGCATACGGGTCGCATCTGGGACTCATAGATCTCATCCTCGAACCGGCGCGCGATGAAAACCGATGGTCCGTGAAGCCCGCCCAATCCGCCACGCCGTCATTACCGGCCCGTGTCCAAGACCAAGACCCGCAGTCGACCCACCTGCTCAGCGATCTCCCTGATGTGCGCAGCCAAGTCGACGAAGCCCATCGCATCACGCGCACCCATGTCGACAGGCCGCTCGGCCATTCCGCCGTGCCGCTTGAGACGCTGTTTTCCACAATCGCCCCCTGCGCCGCGACGCAAGTGATTGCCGATGCGCAACGCGCCGCCGCACTACCCCTGATCGCGGCACACCCGGAATTGAGCGACCTGCCCATCCTGTCCGCCGCCGCGCCCTTCCGCGCCGGGGGGCGGGCAGGGCCCGAAAACTACACCGACATCCCGGCGGGCGATCTGAAACTGCGCCATGCAGCGGACCTCTATATTTATCCCAATTCGCTCTGCGTTCTGCGGATCAACGGGGCCGGCCTGCTTCAGTGGCTGGAACGCAGCGGCTCGATCTACAACCAGATCGACCCAACGGCGACCGAACCGCAAAAGCTGATCAACCACAGCTTCGCGCCCTACAATTTCGATCGCATCACCGGGCTGACCTACCAGATCGACGTGTCACAACCGCCGCAAACCGATCCCGAAGGCCATCACGTCGACGAAGCCGCCTCTCGCATTCGCAACTTGCGCTTTGAAGATGGCCGCGCCGTTGGCCCTGCGGATGAGATGCTGATCGTCACAAATTCCTACCGCGCCGCAGGGGGCGGCCATTTTCCGTCTGCCGCCCAAGCCATCATGGTCAAAACCAGCAGCATTTCCGTCCGCGATGCCGTCGCGAAATACATCGCACAATCCGAACAAAGCCTCGCCCCGACCGTTCAGCCAAGCTTCTCGCTTACCCCCCTTGGGGGCGTCGACCTTCTATTTGAAACAGGACCCGCTGCAGAAAAGCATAAAAATCGACAGGCGCAACTTGGCCTTCGCGCCATTGAAGAAGATGAAGATAAACAAGGCTTTACCCCCTTTCTCCTCACTCTCTAA
- a CDS encoding SRPBCC family protein, with translation MTLTTILAAGTATLAIAAAATYLLPRNVTVERSALVDATPEAVIALASSTQGFQQFNPYLTSDPELSIEPFGPEAGIGAGFRFEGREGTGTQTISAITADRVTYAIDLGSMGQPTQHISAVAEGNQTRVTWTVESDMGLNPVFRVFGLFMDRMLGGTYETGLANIARVAA, from the coding sequence ATGACCCTCACGACCATCCTAGCCGCCGGCACCGCAACCCTCGCCATCGCCGCCGCCGCCACCTACCTGCTGCCGCGCAACGTGACCGTGGAACGCAGCGCCCTTGTCGATGCCACACCCGAAGCGGTCATTGCGCTTGCCTCCTCCACCCAGGGCTTCCAACAGTTCAACCCCTACCTGACCAGCGACCCCGAGTTGAGCATCGAACCTTTCGGCCCCGAGGCCGGCATCGGCGCAGGCTTCCGCTTCGAAGGCCGCGAGGGCACTGGCACCCAGACGATCAGCGCCATCACCGCCGATCGTGTCACCTACGCCATCGACCTCGGCTCCATGGGCCAGCCGACGCAGCACATCAGCGCCGTCGCTGAAGGCAACCAGACCCGCGTGACCTGGACGGTCGAGAGCGACATGGGCCTCAACCCCGTCTTCCGTGTCTTCGGCCTCTTCATGGATCGCATGTTGGGCGGCACCTATGAAACCGGCCTTGCCAACATCGCCCGCGTTGCCGCCTAA
- a CDS encoding YciI family protein, producing MRYTFLLYSDPADFAHMTQDDWIEMKSVYGQYIGALQEAGVFVDTDWLHPADTATTLSMKGGEKTVQDGPVAETRESLGGYFVIDVPDLDAALAWAEKCPAAHAGKIEIRATAMDSLG from the coding sequence ATGCGTTACACTTTTCTGCTCTACTCCGACCCTGCCGATTTCGCCCATATGACCCAGGACGACTGGATCGAGATGAAATCCGTCTACGGCCAATACATCGGCGCTCTGCAAGAGGCCGGAGTGTTCGTCGACACCGACTGGCTCCACCCCGCCGACACCGCCACCACGCTCAGCATGAAGGGCGGCGAGAAGACGGTGCAGGATGGTCCCGTGGCCGAAACCCGCGAAAGCCTTGGCGGTTACTTCGTGATCGACGTGCCTGACCTCGACGCAGCCTTGGCCTGGGCCGAGAAATGCCCCGCCGCTCATGCGGGCAAGATCGAGATCCGCGCAACCGCGATGGACAGCCTCGGATGA
- a CDS encoding RNA polymerase sigma factor, with product MTDPTRAAEDAARASYGKLVAILAAQSGDIAAAEDALTEAFIQALRLWPERGIPDRPEAWLLTTARNRRIDAARRDKRVTFTDEMPEIAMPDPHTFPDDRLKLMFVCAHPAIDEAIRTPLMLQTVLGVQAADIARIFHLPPATMAQRLVRVKRKIKDTRIPFTLPDDVDLPDRIGALLDAVYAAFAVDWQEGAGDLSHEAHFLATTLADLLPDNAEALGLAALITFVEARRDASPVDGVYVPLPDQDIGLWNTDLIDHAALLLTRASALQAPGRLQLEAAIQAVHAERHVTGVTNWRALSQLYAGLMQITPSLGAAVGRAVAVGEDAGALEGLRLLDLIDADAAEAFQPYWATRAHLLAASAPQEAAEAYSRAIELSTYAPATAWLEARRTALRSRLL from the coding sequence ATGACTGACCCAACCCGCGCCGCCGAAGATGCGGCGCGGGCCTCCTACGGGAAACTGGTGGCCATCCTCGCCGCGCAATCCGGCGACATCGCCGCCGCCGAGGATGCCCTGACCGAAGCCTTTATTCAGGCCCTACGCCTCTGGCCCGAGCGCGGCATCCCCGACCGGCCCGAGGCATGGCTTCTGACCACCGCCCGCAACCGTCGCATCGACGCCGCCCGCCGCGACAAACGTGTGACCTTCACCGATGAAATGCCAGAGATCGCAATGCCCGACCCGCACACCTTCCCCGATGATCGCCTCAAGCTGATGTTTGTCTGCGCCCATCCCGCCATCGACGAAGCCATCCGCACGCCACTGATGTTGCAGACGGTGCTTGGGGTGCAGGCCGCCGACATCGCCCGCATCTTCCATCTGCCACCGGCGACCATGGCGCAGCGGCTGGTGCGGGTAAAACGCAAGATCAAAGACACCCGCATCCCCTTCACCCTGCCTGATGACGTAGATCTCCCCGATCGCATTGGCGCGCTGCTGGATGCGGTTTACGCCGCTTTCGCCGTCGACTGGCAGGAAGGCGCGGGCGATCTCAGCCACGAGGCGCATTTCCTCGCCACCACGCTGGCCGATCTTTTACCCGACAACGCCGAGGCGCTTGGCCTCGCCGCGTTGATCACCTTTGTCGAGGCGCGCCGCGATGCCTCGCCCGTGGATGGGGTCTATGTGCCCCTTCCGGATCAGGACATCGGGCTTTGGAACACCGACCTGATCGACCATGCGGCGCTACTGCTGACCCGCGCCAGCGCGCTTCAGGCGCCCGGCAGGCTTCAATTGGAGGCCGCGATACAGGCCGTCCACGCGGAACGGCACGTCACCGGCGTGACCAACTGGCGCGCGCTTAGCCAGCTTTATGCAGGGTTGATGCAGATCACCCCTTCTCTCGGGGCCGCCGTCGGGCGCGCCGTAGCGGTGGGCGAAGATGCGGGCGCACTTGAAGGCCTGCGCCTGTTGGATCTGATCGACGCGGACGCCGCGGAGGCGTTCCAACCCTATTGGGCCACCCGCGCGCACTTGCTCGCCGCCAGCGCGCCGCAAGAAGCAGCCGAGGCGTATTCACGCGCCATCGAGCTTAGCACCTACGCCCCCGCAACAGCTTGGCTGGAGGCCCGCCGCACCGCGCTCCGCTCGCGGCTTCTCTGA
- a CDS encoding prephenate dehydratase translates to MTARIAFQGEPGAYSHEACRAARPDMEPLPCATFEDVIEAVRSGEAELAMLPVENSTYGRVADIHRLLPESGLHIIDEAFVRVHINLLALPGTDLTDVKEAYSHLVLLPQCGTFLREKGITGRVSPDNARAARDVAEWGDASKAALASELAGEIYGLDVLARHIEDHDRNTTRFLVMSREADMARRSDHMMTTFVFRVRNIPAALYKAMGGFATNGVNMTKLESYMVGGAFTATQFYADIEGHPDDHNVQLALDELGYFTSELKILGTYPADPARD, encoded by the coding sequence ATGACAGCCCGTATTGCCTTCCAAGGAGAGCCCGGAGCCTATTCACACGAGGCCTGCCGCGCGGCGCGCCCGGACATGGAGCCGCTGCCTTGCGCCACCTTTGAAGACGTGATCGAGGCGGTGCGCAGTGGTGAGGCAGAGCTTGCGATGCTTCCGGTCGAAAACTCCACCTACGGGCGTGTGGCCGACATCCACCGCCTTCTGCCCGAGTCGGGGCTGCACATCATCGACGAGGCGTTCGTGCGGGTGCACATCAACCTGCTGGCTTTGCCAGGCACAGATCTTACGGACGTGAAAGAGGCCTATAGCCATCTCGTTTTGCTGCCGCAATGCGGAACATTCCTGCGCGAGAAGGGCATCACGGGGCGCGTCAGCCCGGACAATGCGCGGGCGGCGCGGGATGTGGCGGAATGGGGAGATGCCAGCAAGGCGGCGCTCGCCTCGGAACTGGCGGGAGAGATCTACGGGTTGGACGTTTTGGCGCGGCATATCGAGGACCATGACCGCAACACCACGCGCTTCCTTGTCATGTCACGGGAGGCGGATATGGCGCGGCGGTCAGATCATATGATGACTACGTTTGTCTTCCGTGTGCGAAACATTCCAGCGGCGCTTTACAAAGCGATGGGTGGGTTTGCGACGAATGGCGTCAACATGACCAAGCTGGAGAGCTACATGGTCGGCGGGGCGTTCACGGCGACGCAGTTCTATGCCGATATCGAGGGGCATCCAGACGATCATAACGTCCAGCTGGCGCTTGATGAGTTGGGGTACTTCACCAGCGAGTTGAAGATCCTCGGCACCTACCCTGCGGATCCGGCACGGGACTAG